In the genome of Gloeotrichia echinulata CP02, one region contains:
- the devC gene encoding ABC transporter permease DevC yields the protein MKGKIPLSWLQLTREKTRLAVALAGIGFADVLMFMQLGFRDALYYSNVRLHTSLQGDIVLINQQSNAVLSMKSFSQRRLYKALDLPAVQSVHPIYLDYTSWKNPETGRPRSILIFGFNPEVNLFNLSGVEQNLDKLKLPDVALYDRSSRVEYGPIAANFEQGKTVMAEVRRRRIKVGGLFTLGASFGADGNLITSDVNFFRIFNNRQRGLVDIGLIRLKPGADANTVVKELKKYLPQDEINVLTKQEFIDFERNYWATSTAIGFIFTLGTIMGFIVGTVIVYQILYTEVADHLAEYATLKAIGYTQNYLLTVILQEALILAIVGYLPGFTFAMFLYKLARDATLLPVIMSLERAISVIILTIIMCFISGAIAVRKLRSADPADIF from the coding sequence ATGAAAGGTAAAATACCTCTATCATGGCTACAACTAACACGAGAAAAAACACGTTTAGCGGTGGCTCTAGCAGGCATCGGTTTTGCTGATGTTCTGATGTTTATGCAACTCGGTTTCCGAGATGCTCTATATTATAGCAATGTTCGCCTACATACTAGTTTGCAGGGTGATATTGTTTTAATTAACCAGCAATCTAATGCTGTACTGTCAATGAAAAGCTTTTCTCAACGGCGGTTATATAAAGCTTTAGATTTACCAGCAGTACAATCAGTACATCCTATATATTTAGACTATACAAGTTGGAAAAATCCTGAAACAGGACGCCCTCGTAGTATCCTAATTTTTGGCTTCAATCCAGAGGTTAATTTATTCAATTTATCTGGAGTTGAACAAAATTTAGATAAACTAAAACTGCCTGATGTGGCTTTATATGACCGTTCTTCTCGTGTAGAATATGGTCCCATTGCTGCCAATTTTGAGCAAGGTAAAACTGTGATGGCAGAAGTAAGAAGGAGGCGAATTAAGGTCGGAGGTTTATTTACTTTAGGTGCATCCTTTGGAGCCGATGGAAATTTAATTACTAGTGATGTCAATTTTTTCCGAATATTCAATAATCGTCAACGAGGATTAGTTGATATTGGTTTAATTAGATTAAAGCCCGGAGCAGATGCTAATACTGTTGTCAAAGAGTTGAAAAAATATTTACCTCAAGACGAAATAAATGTGTTAACCAAGCAGGAATTTATTGATTTCGAGCGTAATTACTGGGCAACTAGTACCGCGATTGGGTTTATTTTTACTCTAGGGACAATTATGGGTTTTATTGTGGGAACTGTGATTGTTTATCAAATACTTTATACTGAAGTTGCTGATCACTTGGCTGAGTATGCAACCCTGAAAGCAATAGGATATACACAAAATTATTTATTAACCGTGATTTTACAAGAAGCTTTGATATTAGCAATTGTCGGATATCTTCCTGGATTTACTTTTGCTATGTTTTTGTATAAACTTGCTAGAGATGCCACACTTCTGCCAGTTATCATGAGTCTTGAACGTGCTATTTCTGTAATAATTTTGACTATTATTATGTGCTTTATTTCTGGAGCTATTGCTGTCCGTAAATTGCGCTCTGCCGACCCAGCAGATATTTTTTAA
- a CDS encoding DevA family ABC transporter ATP-binding protein, giving the protein MKKTEPVIAIKNLNHYYGKGTLKKQILFDINLEIYPGEIVIMTGPSGSGKTTLLSLIGGLRSAQEGSLKFLGTELLGASQNQLVQVRRKIGYIFQAHNLLGFLSARQNVQMAVELNDNIAQSEAIAKSEAMLKAVGLDERINYYPDNLSGGQKQRIAIARALVNRPPLVLADEPTAALDKQSGRDVVQIMQGLAKEQGTSILLVTHDNRILDIADRIVEMEDGLLARDSQSVVINHDS; this is encoded by the coding sequence ATGAAGAAAACGGAACCTGTAATTGCCATTAAAAATCTCAATCATTACTATGGTAAAGGTACACTGAAAAAACAGATTTTATTTGACATTAACCTAGAAATTTATCCAGGAGAAATTGTAATTATGACTGGTCCATCGGGGTCAGGTAAAACCACATTACTCAGCTTGATTGGTGGTTTACGGTCGGCTCAAGAGGGAAGTCTGAAATTTTTAGGTACAGAACTATTGGGTGCTAGTCAGAACCAATTAGTACAAGTCAGGCGCAAAATTGGTTATATTTTTCAAGCTCACAATTTGCTGGGGTTTTTAAGTGCTAGGCAAAATGTGCAAATGGCGGTGGAATTGAATGACAATATTGCCCAAAGCGAAGCAATTGCTAAGTCAGAAGCTATGCTAAAAGCAGTTGGGTTAGACGAACGAATTAATTACTACCCAGACAATCTTTCTGGTGGGCAAAAACAAAGAATTGCAATAGCTCGCGCCTTGGTTAATCGTCCACCACTGGTGCTAGCAGACGAACCAACGGCTGCATTAGACAAACAATCAGGACGGGATGTTGTGCAAATCATGCAGGGACTGGCCAAAGAGCAAGGAACTTCGATCTTGTTAGTGACTCATGACAACCGCATTTTGGACATTGCTGATCGCATTGTCGAAATGGAAGATGGTCTTTTAGCACGTGATTCCCAAAGTGTAGTTATCAATCACGATTCTTGA
- a CDS encoding HlyD family efflux transporter periplasmic adaptor subunit produces the protein MSRVTEKPKLREQPLEQAKVWWSIAVALPIVIAAGLLGTAKIEQLKKLASTVSINPVAHNISAVGRLEPRGEVIKLSAPTAGVQSSSRIQQLLIKEGDRVSKGQVVAVLDNHETQVAAVEQAKAKLQESRANLAQIKAGSPREIQAQTFVIARLQAQLGGERDAQQASITRIAAQLSSEKVAQQATINRLEAELEGQKDTLRATLSRIQAEQRNTQVDAQRYEMLYNEGAISQQERDRRRLSAETSNQQVVESQATLKQAIATLKQQIAEGRANQVKTLTTLQQQLIEAKVNRDKTIATLQRQIEEEQAKLNRLMEVRPTDVQVAQAQISNAIAMLRKAEAELRLSYVKAPINGEILKIHTKSGEAIGQMGIAEIGQTDQMIVIAEVPEDSISKVRLGQHAIITSDNGAFNGELKGTVTDIGRQIGKKDVLNTDPAADVDARVVEVKVALYREDSQLVAGLTNAKVMIEINSK, from the coding sequence ATGTCAAGGGTGACTGAGAAGCCAAAGTTAAGGGAGCAGCCACTTGAACAAGCTAAGGTTTGGTGGAGCATTGCTGTAGCCTTACCAATAGTAATCGCGGCGGGTTTATTAGGTACAGCTAAAATTGAGCAGCTCAAAAAGCTAGCCTCCACTGTATCAATTAACCCAGTTGCTCACAACATTAGTGCTGTGGGGCGTTTGGAACCGCGAGGAGAGGTGATTAAATTATCTGCACCAACAGCAGGAGTGCAAAGCAGTTCAAGAATTCAGCAACTCCTGATCAAGGAAGGAGACCGAGTGAGCAAAGGTCAAGTGGTTGCGGTTTTGGACAATCACGAAACCCAAGTAGCAGCGGTAGAACAAGCCAAAGCAAAACTGCAGGAATCTCGTGCTAATTTAGCGCAAATTAAAGCAGGTTCCCCAAGAGAGATTCAAGCTCAAACATTTGTAATTGCTCGCCTACAAGCGCAGTTAGGTGGTGAAAGGGATGCTCAACAAGCCAGCATCACTCGCATCGCAGCTCAGTTAAGTTCAGAAAAGGTCGCCCAACAAGCAACGATTAATCGCCTAGAAGCTGAACTCGAAGGGCAAAAAGATACTTTAAGAGCAACGTTGTCTAGGATACAAGCAGAGCAACGCAATACTCAAGTCGATGCTCAACGCTATGAGATGTTATACAACGAAGGTGCTATTTCCCAACAGGAACGGGATAGAAGACGCCTAAGTGCAGAAACTAGTAATCAGCAGGTTGTTGAAAGCCAAGCCACCTTGAAACAGGCGATCGCCACTCTCAAACAACAAATTGCTGAGGGTAGAGCCAACCAGGTAAAAACTTTAACAACTTTGCAACAGCAATTGATCGAAGCCAAGGTGAATCGCGATAAAACCATCGCTACTTTACAACGCCAAATAGAGGAAGAACAAGCCAAATTGAACCGACTGATGGAAGTTCGTCCTACTGATGTGCAAGTGGCACAAGCACAAATCAGCAATGCGATCGCAATGCTAAGAAAAGCGGAAGCAGAGTTGAGGTTGAGCTATGTCAAAGCACCTATTAATGGTGAGATTTTAAAGATCCACACCAAATCAGGAGAAGCCATCGGTCAAATGGGTATTGCTGAAATTGGCCAAACCGATCAGATGATTGTTATCGCTGAAGTACCTGAAGATAGTATTAGTAAAGTGCGTCTCGGTCAACACGCTATTATCACTAGTGATAATGGCGCATTTAACGGCGAATTAAAGGGAACTGTCACTGACATTGGCAGACAAATCGGCAAAAAAGATGTACTCAATACAGACCCCGCCGCTGATGTTGATGCGAGAGTTGTAGAGGTAAAAGTTGCTCTCTATCGAGAAGATAGCCAATTAGTTGCAGGGTTAACTAACGCTAAGGTAATGATTGAAATTAATTCTAAGTAA